One genomic region from Nitrospirota bacterium encodes:
- a CDS encoding DegT/DnrJ/EryC1/StrS family aminotransferase: MPAHSGFPFRQGGNDTARYYSLARYALRDALTLLGVSPGQRVLLPALICRDLLAPIAMLGAKPCWYEVDSGLLPVGSPNNWPKAEAVLAVNYFGFAQDLAPFIAYSQRTGARIIEDNAHGYLSRDPKGCWLGSRAQLGLFSFRKTIRVPDGAALLVSDASLMPSLPEQLLFDGGGIHTAQTLKSRMRQIPLVGSRLLRTATVVARTIRKQKTGSAIPFSNPFSESEIPAAPNPWTGLLGAVARFDGNAEIARRRKAYIQCAMEGERVGVMPVFPTLPDYCAPYGYPFRSNIVGRGAMQRMADRLGFDLVTWPDLPGAVRETAPLYYQDVQLINFLW, translated from the coding sequence GTGCCGGCACATAGCGGCTTTCCCTTTCGCCAAGGCGGGAATGATACAGCTCGCTACTATAGCCTGGCACGATATGCATTGCGGGATGCGCTGACATTGCTCGGTGTTAGCCCAGGCCAGCGCGTACTTTTGCCCGCGTTGATATGCCGAGACTTGCTCGCGCCAATTGCCATGCTGGGTGCAAAGCCTTGTTGGTATGAGGTTGACTCAGGGCTGTTGCCTGTTGGTTCACCGAATAATTGGCCCAAGGCAGAGGCCGTATTGGCGGTTAACTACTTCGGTTTTGCACAGGATTTAGCCCCCTTCATCGCCTACTCACAAAGGACGGGCGCGAGGATTATCGAAGATAATGCACACGGTTATTTGAGTCGAGACCCTAAGGGCTGCTGGCTGGGATCTCGGGCTCAATTGGGGTTGTTTAGTTTTCGAAAAACCATTAGAGTTCCTGATGGTGCGGCTTTATTAGTTAGTGACGCCTCACTGATGCCGAGCCTGCCAGAGCAACTCCTATTTGATGGGGGAGGGATACACACGGCACAAACATTGAAGTCGAGAATGCGTCAAATCCCACTGGTTGGCTCTAGGCTTCTTCGCACCGCTACGGTCGTTGCAAGAACTATCAGGAAGCAAAAGACTGGGAGTGCGATACCATTCTCAAACCCGTTTTCTGAATCTGAAATTCCTGCTGCGCCAAACCCGTGGACTGGTCTACTCGGTGCTGTGGCGCGGTTCGATGGTAACGCAGAAATCGCTCGCCGCCGTAAGGCCTATATTCAGTGTGCTATGGAGGGAGAGCGTGTTGGCGTTATGCCTGTTTTCCCCACGTTGCCGGACTATTGTGCGCCTTATGGGTATCCATTTAGGAGCAATATTGTAGGGCGTGGTGCTATGCAGCGCATGGCCGATAGGCTGGGATTTGATCTTGTCACGTGGCCGGATCTGCCTGGAGCAGTTAGGGAGACGGCCCCCTTGTACTATCAAGATGTTCAGTTGATCAATTTTCTATGGTGA
- a CDS encoding peptidoglycan bridge formation glycyltransferase FemA/FemB family protein, whose translation MVNWIQYEGHADGWDKQLETLGGGFYQSHGWGKVRCVAGWLPVRLLATSRGQVVAAASVLTQRRAGIQVCWIPGGPVGPAVHFESGFRDVLGKLLGCRIFYCRMSLLRESLQEEKEGLVRTGWKRPSVNMSSGLTMLYSLKEEEFERLSRTSRNWRHNLKRSDSHGLLIERWNRPNLTEISALYREMEELKSIPVQHSEAELEAMLVNLGDRLVLYRCLDAEGRLLAVRGAGLFGDTAWDLLAAAGASARKVYASHATLWALFEHCRQRGLSHYDLSGVDPIGNKGVYDFKQGTGARLVECLGEWEWASLPGMCWAFNWALKQRGGASS comes from the coding sequence ATGGTGAACTGGATTCAATACGAGGGACATGCCGACGGTTGGGACAAGCAACTGGAGACTCTTGGTGGTGGTTTTTATCAAAGTCATGGCTGGGGGAAAGTTCGCTGTGTTGCGGGTTGGCTGCCGGTACGGCTCCTAGCCACTTCGCGCGGACAAGTGGTGGCGGCGGCAAGCGTGTTGACCCAGCGCCGTGCGGGAATTCAGGTTTGCTGGATCCCGGGTGGTCCAGTTGGGCCCGCTGTTCATTTTGAAAGTGGCTTTCGAGATGTTCTAGGGAAATTATTGGGTTGCCGCATTTTCTATTGCCGAATGAGTCTGCTTCGGGAAAGCCTGCAGGAGGAAAAGGAGGGCCTAGTAAGGACTGGCTGGAAGCGCCCTTCCGTGAACATGAGCAGCGGTCTCACGATGCTCTACTCTCTCAAAGAGGAGGAGTTTGAACGCTTGAGTCGGACAAGCCGAAACTGGCGACACAATCTGAAGAGGTCTGATTCTCACGGTCTTCTTATTGAACGGTGGAATCGTCCGAATCTGACAGAAATATCAGCACTTTATCGGGAAATGGAAGAGTTGAAGTCGATTCCTGTCCAGCATTCCGAGGCAGAGCTTGAGGCTATGTTGGTGAACCTTGGCGATCGACTCGTGCTGTACCGATGTCTTGATGCTGAAGGTAGATTGCTTGCGGTACGCGGGGCAGGACTGTTTGGTGATACTGCATGGGATCTCTTGGCGGCAGCAGGCGCAAGCGCGCGAAAAGTGTATGCGTCGCACGCCACCCTCTGGGCGCTGTTTGAGCATTGTCGCCAGCGAGGTTTGTCGCACTATGACCTTAGTGGCGTTGACCCGATTGGCAACAAAGGTGTGTACGATTTCAAGCAGGGGACTGGTGCTCGGCTAGTCGAGTGTCTCGGTGAATGGGAATGGGCATCTCTCCCGGGCATGTGCTGGGCGTTCAATTGGGCACTAAAGCAAAGGGGCGGTGCTAGTTCATAG
- a CDS encoding methyltransferase domain-containing protein, producing MDFVNCDFCGSAESEVVTRQTDLLHRTTDEVFFIVRCLCCGLQYTNPRPGQDEIGRYYAAGYAFHVSPSAWRRWLDRALDLLANSPLAIVVSILPPVARRIAARIRPRISDPVLDHYRAGNGGAFLDIGCGSGWHAHYWGGQSSLLACRGWTEVAGIEVSDVARRSLAEAGVRCWAHITEVPDSEFFGLIRMNWSLEHVHSPTDYFTFIAAHLQAGGRAVIAVPNYDGLIYRLAPDCVELPVHLYHFRPKDVLAYAARHGLLVVRQVTFSYPEMFRAAAEVGLLPSVFSSRLGVSAAKEMLRTLAPFDQAGWGNDMVIVLEKSLPSGGVSAGT from the coding sequence ATGGACTTTGTTAATTGTGACTTTTGCGGTAGTGCTGAATCCGAGGTTGTGACTCGTCAAACGGATCTCTTGCACCGGACAACCGATGAAGTGTTTTTCATTGTCCGCTGCCTATGTTGCGGACTGCAGTATACCAACCCTAGGCCCGGTCAAGATGAGATCGGGCGCTACTACGCTGCAGGCTATGCATTTCATGTTTCCCCTTCTGCGTGGCGCCGGTGGCTGGATAGAGCCTTGGATCTGTTGGCCAACTCCCCGTTGGCGATCGTCGTATCGATACTGCCTCCGGTGGCTCGACGGATCGCCGCCCGTATTAGACCCAGGATCAGCGACCCGGTGTTGGATCATTATCGTGCTGGGAATGGCGGAGCCTTTCTGGATATCGGATGTGGCTCTGGGTGGCACGCACATTACTGGGGAGGACAAAGCTCTTTACTGGCGTGTCGGGGATGGACAGAGGTGGCAGGCATCGAGGTTTCCGATGTGGCGAGAAGGTCATTGGCCGAGGCAGGAGTACGATGTTGGGCACACATTACGGAGGTTCCTGATTCGGAATTTTTCGGGCTGATCAGGATGAACTGGTCCTTAGAGCATGTTCATTCCCCGACCGATTATTTCACTTTTATCGCTGCGCATCTTCAGGCGGGCGGGCGGGCTGTGATAGCTGTGCCAAACTATGACGGCCTGATTTATCGGCTGGCGCCTGACTGTGTGGAGTTGCCGGTTCATCTGTATCACTTCAGACCAAAAGATGTCCTAGCTTATGCTGCGCGCCATGGGTTACTTGTCGTTAGACAAGTGACTTTTTCCTATCCTGAAATGTTTCGTGCTGCAGCTGAGGTCGGCTTGTTGCCATCGGTGTTTTCTTCTCGTCTGGGAGTTTCCGCCGCGAAGGAGATGTTGCGTACATTGGCGCCATTTGATCAGGCTGGTTGGGGTAATGATATGGTGATCGTTCTTGAGAAGTCTTTGCCATCGGGAGGGGTAAGTGCCGGCACATAG
- a CDS encoding glycosyltransferase: MTTPFAVNAFLLTHLKALADCCSVTLCVNRSLYPLSEQIDSRIRVVDFKIAREVSVFMDLRAFLFLVLFFRAEKFSAVHSITPKAGLLAMLAARLAGVRLRHHTFTGQVWANRSGIARYVLKTFDRMIVHSASQVFADSPSQCRFLDNERVVGSGGISILGPGSISGVDLSRFRPETEVCHQVRAELGTAGDVCVFLSVGRLTRDKGVFDLVEAFTTVAGINPCVELWLVGPDEECLFDQMEKQKEHGPGRMRWLGQTFRPERYMASADVLVLPSYREGFGSVVIEAAACAIPTVAYRIDGVIDAVVEDRTGLLVEIGNVEALAAAMLRVSLDCAGRQRLGSQALDRVSKEFSSAVVTAEWRAFYERVL; this comes from the coding sequence GTGACTACGCCTTTTGCGGTTAATGCGTTCTTGCTGACGCATTTGAAGGCATTGGCAGATTGTTGCTCGGTCACATTGTGTGTGAATCGTTCTCTCTACCCGCTTTCTGAACAAATCGATTCACGCATTCGAGTGGTTGATTTCAAGATTGCGAGAGAAGTTTCTGTTTTTATGGACCTGCGGGCGTTTCTTTTTCTTGTGTTATTTTTTCGAGCCGAAAAATTTTCAGCAGTGCACAGCATCACTCCCAAGGCCGGGCTGCTGGCGATGCTTGCCGCTCGCCTCGCCGGTGTTCGACTGCGGCATCACACGTTCACCGGCCAGGTCTGGGCCAATAGAAGCGGGATTGCTCGGTACGTACTGAAAACGTTCGATCGAATGATTGTTCATTCTGCCTCGCAAGTGTTTGCAGATAGCCCGTCACAGTGCCGATTTCTCGATAATGAGAGGGTGGTCGGGTCTGGCGGGATCTCTATATTGGGGCCGGGCTCGATTTCAGGTGTCGATTTGAGCCGCTTTCGGCCAGAGACGGAGGTGTGTCATCAGGTGCGTGCTGAGCTAGGCACGGCCGGAGACGTGTGTGTGTTTCTCTCGGTCGGACGCCTGACCAGAGACAAAGGCGTCTTCGATTTGGTCGAGGCATTCACGACTGTAGCGGGTATAAATCCATGCGTGGAACTGTGGCTCGTTGGGCCGGATGAGGAGTGCCTATTTGATCAGATGGAGAAACAGAAAGAGCATGGCCCCGGCCGCATGCGGTGGCTTGGGCAGACGTTTCGCCCTGAGCGCTATATGGCGAGCGCCGATGTTCTCGTGTTACCGAGTTATCGGGAAGGATTCGGTTCCGTGGTCATTGAGGCGGCGGCCTGTGCAATTCCAACCGTTGCCTACCGTATCGATGGTGTCATCGATGCGGTGGTCGAGGATCGTACCGGATTATTGGTAGAGATTGGCAACGTCGAAGCGCTCGCAGCAGCAATGCTCCGTGTTTCCTTGGATTGTGCTGGGCGGCAAAGATTGGGCAGTCAGGCATTGGATCGCGTATCGAAGGAATTTTCCAGTGCGGTTGTGACGGCGGAATGGCGGGCCTTTTACGAGCGGGTTTTGTGA
- a CDS encoding lipid II flippase MurJ translates to MKQSDQIKRVVGLTDLNIGMRDLSYRYPSVRLFWCLGFVYASFMALLLQKVVLPLIPEMHAGHGLLPNDAIIFHNIAAEVAERIRANGWSEWRLFPGAAGNVGVLAAIYALVGPDPAWFIPVNAAAHATGAVLIYRMGGRLCPGNAGMLGGLIAGIAFLAFPSALQWYGQNHKDAFAIAGTLLVLDAWLDLHSRQDIAFRGMMPLVVRAALGALLVGLVRPYFPVILVCALVVSSAIATAPGVIGRLRVTAHSLAKQLMLIVSVSIIALVFTSLLTDKDLDVGVGSYVVGDSGKVALRTFLDPETGEKWQWKTTDIVPSEIDKAFRRASELRVHFVVFGRSVGVGSEVDGERLPNDAGGTLAYMPRALVVGLFAPFPETWVVRVSAPRLIGAVETAIWYVFALGIMITVLRMPSRQLLAGIIFCTTLLLMLTYIHPNVGTLYRQRFGVWQFFLLCGSVGWASLILGTLDRRTTAREGEDRVEVFADKAAQGGGLSFGVDRLAASGAVVIMVTLLCYLGFLARDLLLVKQLGMSEGLDAFFTAVMIPMFFVTFLAMPMADALTLPFLSAKGAESAGQRDLLIRHMLGFAIMLLGTVAALVVVAAPQIVWLVLGANGSEQADMATAILRWFAPIILLSAWTVVGNAALNALGRSREAALGQLVVPVVTIAALIFASSGNAAVMAIAGMLFGTILNIAWVLLCLRACGIQLVPTIPALPVLRSVTLSYRRLVGAAVLTAVLIPMNYTFAASVASGAVSAWALASKIVALLSGLASVGASAVVLPHLAHLLSHGAKKGMRDDAYFLLVMGGWIGGSLAVGAVLFAEPLVGAALSGSLSQAQVTNLANIVKIGVLQLPLAISGALMVKMAIVSGASSRVLFAATLGFLCNLLVNMLLVARLGVMGVAIGTLTATAVSTLSLAVAAHRQVGLSTRELLTLFVSWLVWASVCVAVDSHSTAAIVYAALAILGMAWAQLTICRDGQELAINEAVV, encoded by the coding sequence GTGAAACAGTCTGATCAGATAAAACGCGTGGTTGGCCTGACCGATCTCAATATAGGGATGCGTGATCTTTCCTATCGCTATCCTTCAGTGCGGTTGTTCTGGTGCTTGGGATTTGTTTATGCCTCGTTCATGGCGTTGCTGCTGCAGAAAGTGGTGTTGCCATTGATCCCGGAAATGCATGCCGGACATGGTTTATTGCCAAACGATGCCATCATTTTTCACAACATTGCTGCCGAGGTTGCGGAACGAATTCGTGCAAACGGTTGGTCTGAGTGGAGGCTATTTCCTGGAGCTGCTGGGAATGTTGGGGTGCTTGCGGCGATATACGCATTGGTGGGGCCGGACCCGGCATGGTTCATTCCGGTCAATGCGGCGGCTCATGCTACCGGTGCCGTGCTCATTTATAGAATGGGCGGACGCTTGTGCCCCGGCAATGCCGGTATGCTCGGTGGCCTCATTGCAGGGATCGCATTCTTGGCGTTTCCTTCCGCACTGCAGTGGTATGGGCAGAATCATAAGGATGCCTTTGCTATTGCGGGGACGTTGCTTGTGCTGGACGCGTGGCTTGATCTGCATTCAAGGCAGGACATTGCATTTAGAGGCATGATGCCGCTGGTCGTACGGGCTGCTTTGGGTGCGTTGTTAGTAGGGCTAGTTCGTCCGTACTTCCCTGTTATCCTGGTTTGTGCCTTGGTGGTTTCGTCCGCGATCGCCACAGCTCCTGGCGTGATTGGACGGCTGCGGGTGACTGCGCATTCGCTGGCGAAGCAATTGATGCTAATAGTTTCTGTGTCAATAATCGCTCTTGTGTTCACTTCTCTGCTCACTGATAAAGATTTGGACGTAGGCGTTGGTTCTTACGTTGTAGGCGACTCGGGGAAAGTGGCGCTACGCACCTTTTTAGACCCAGAAACTGGCGAAAAGTGGCAATGGAAAACGACGGACATTGTGCCGTCTGAGATCGATAAGGCCTTTAGACGAGCTTCCGAGCTACGGGTCCACTTCGTGGTATTTGGTCGCTCAGTCGGCGTCGGGTCGGAGGTTGATGGTGAGCGCCTACCAAACGATGCAGGGGGCACTCTGGCCTATATGCCGCGAGCGTTAGTGGTAGGGTTGTTTGCGCCGTTCCCAGAAACTTGGGTCGTGCGTGTGTCTGCGCCGAGGTTGATAGGAGCCGTGGAGACCGCGATTTGGTATGTGTTTGCCCTCGGTATCATGATTACCGTGCTGCGCATGCCAAGTCGGCAACTACTCGCGGGGATAATATTTTGCACGACCTTGCTTCTGATGCTCACTTACATTCATCCCAACGTGGGGACGCTCTACAGACAGCGTTTTGGGGTTTGGCAGTTCTTTTTACTCTGTGGCTCCGTCGGCTGGGCCAGTCTGATTCTCGGAACCCTTGATCGGCGAACAACGGCCAGGGAGGGAGAGGACCGGGTGGAGGTGTTCGCTGATAAGGCTGCTCAAGGCGGAGGGCTATCTTTCGGAGTTGATCGGCTCGCTGCGTCCGGCGCGGTGGTCATCATGGTTACATTGCTGTGCTACCTCGGGTTCCTTGCCAGGGATTTGCTGCTGGTGAAGCAGTTAGGGATGAGCGAGGGGCTCGACGCATTCTTTACTGCTGTGATGATCCCGATGTTTTTCGTGACGTTTCTGGCGATGCCAATGGCGGATGCCCTGACGTTGCCCTTCCTCTCGGCTAAGGGGGCCGAGTCTGCGGGACAGCGTGATTTGCTGATTCGCCACATGCTGGGTTTCGCCATCATGCTTTTGGGGACGGTGGCAGCGCTGGTGGTTGTCGCTGCGCCACAGATTGTTTGGCTTGTTCTTGGCGCCAACGGATCGGAACAGGCGGACATGGCTACGGCAATACTGCGTTGGTTTGCCCCAATCATCCTGCTGTCCGCTTGGACGGTCGTCGGGAACGCGGCTCTGAATGCGCTGGGCCGATCACGAGAGGCGGCGCTTGGGCAGCTAGTTGTGCCGGTAGTAACCATTGCCGCCTTGATCTTCGCTTCCTCTGGTAACGCCGCGGTTATGGCGATCGCGGGCATGTTGTTTGGAACAATTCTGAATATAGCGTGGGTACTGCTCTGTCTTCGCGCCTGTGGTATCCAGTTGGTTCCTACCATACCTGCCTTGCCGGTTCTTCGATCGGTAACTTTGTCATACCGGCGTCTGGTAGGCGCAGCTGTGCTGACTGCGGTGCTGATTCCGATGAACTACACGTTTGCAGCTTCGGTCGCTTCAGGGGCGGTTTCGGCATGGGCACTAGCAAGCAAGATTGTGGCGTTGCTCTCAGGGCTGGCTAGCGTGGGGGCGTCTGCTGTTGTATTGCCGCATCTCGCGCATCTTCTGTCGCATGGGGCGAAGAAGGGTATGCGGGACGACGCGTACTTCCTGCTTGTAATGGGTGGCTGGATAGGCGGATCGTTGGCCGTTGGGGCGGTGCTGTTTGCCGAGCCGTTAGTCGGTGCGGCTCTGTCCGGGAGCTTGTCTCAGGCGCAGGTCACCAACTTAGCTAATATCGTCAAGATAGGTGTGTTACAGCTGCCCCTCGCTATTTCCGGAGCGCTTATGGTGAAGATGGCCATTGTTTCAGGCGCGTCGTCACGTGTGTTGTTTGCTGCAACGCTGGGCTTTCTCTGCAACCTGTTGGTGAACATGCTGCTCGTCGCGCGTTTGGGTGTCATGGGGGTGGCGATCGGAACATTGACGGCGACAGCGGTTTCGACTCTAAGTCTGGCCGTGGCTGCGCATCGACAAGTCGGGCTCTCAACACGAGAGTTGCTGACTTTGTTTGTAAGTTGGTTAGTTTGGGCAAGTGTATGTGTTGCTGTTGACTCGCACAGCACAGCGGCAATTGTATACGCCGCCCTCGCCATTCTGGGGATGGCTTGGGCACAGCTCACCATTTGTCGGGATGGCCAGGAACTTGCGATTAATGAAGCGGTTGTTTGA